Proteins found in one Quercus robur chromosome 2, dhQueRobu3.1, whole genome shotgun sequence genomic segment:
- the LOC126714184 gene encoding uncharacterized protein LOC126714184 isoform X1, with protein sequence MATSSKFDLPSSSPDRPLYTSGQRGSHIAAQLDRSSSFRESMENPILSSLPNMSRSSSTVTQGDVLNFFQCMRFDPKTVVADYKSMRQVEFKRHVSVALGISPDDSPSAYSKGKLLPLADEIKRAKAGLRECSVKARERMKIFNEALSVFNKFFPSIPSKKRSRSDGFSNDRSSVLSNDRSVLGTNVGKIGIQSHAIASGFELEQQKPEERTKNAVPNKRTRTSLLDVRMDVQSNAIVRPSGAIDRDREMLRLANSGAVQAEDRSLNIGVDWEKTKMKKKRSGIKPDVSPGTTSTKPIDGYREPKQGIQQRPVADARSRLSNESHGFRPGVPNGVVGVGKSDGNSQQTGFGMRSSVPRTDADNSSLVNDRRDRPIGSDKERVNIRAINKTNVRDDFNSASPTSNTKMNASVRAPRSGSGVAPKLSPVVQRANVPNDWELSNCTNKPPAAVGSNNRKRMASTQSSSPPVAHWAGQRPQKISRTARRKNLVPIVSSNDETPALDTGSDVVGNDIGLGFARRMPGSSPQQVKLKGETLSSAALSESEESGAVETKSRDKCKKSDEIDEKVGQNVQKVSALVLPSRKNKPITGEEIGDSVRRQGRTGRGFTSTRSLMPMTVEKLGNVGTAKQLRSARLGLDKTESKAGRPPTRKLSDRKPYARQKHTAINAADFLVGSDDGHEELLAAATAVINPARAFSSSFWKQMESLFGFISDADIAFLKQQGKLDYLVPTSTPVHSNVNGCSTVPNGFGFIEHEREMEPATEARSIELLAEQLVPGIGDHSVIPLYQRLIAALISEEDCSNGIEDLKFSAYEMDGDLESNSLNHQSLINFQFAGPTAFNGYRITGKMEHDEPESDMVGFLNTGMNSNFGHSPNGLHSDQTLMPSMGCSEYLYDNMHINEKLLLEIQSIGIFPEPVPDMAQMEDEGISDEISRLEEKSQGQFSKKKDLLDRLLKSSSAMKDLQEKEFEQRALDRLVRMAYEKYMTCWGPHGTGGKSSSNKVAKHAAMAFVKRTLERCHQFEDTGKSCFSEPLFKDMFLSRSSNLNGARPADSTTEGESIKPYASIRSMEGSLSSQKSPSQFSQNADNHDINSLDVLPPVNNLSEQTTSREDTWSNRVKKRELLLDDVGGTIGTSSSPSGIGSSLSSSAKGKRSERDRDGKGHSREIISRNGNTKIGRPALSNVKLERKSKTKPKKTTQLSASVNGLVGKMSEQPKPALPSVSKSNELTKSGNVKAKNEFGLDVLDDSESLDLSHLQLPGMDVLGVPDDLDDQEQDLGSWLNIDEDGLQDDDFMGLEIPMDDLSDLNMIV encoded by the exons ATGGCAACTTCTAGCAAATTTGATTTGCCTTCTAGTAGCCCGGATAGACCATTATACACCAGTGGGCAGCGTGGATCCCACATAGCTGCTCAATTGGACAGGTCGAGCAGCTTTCGTGAGAGCATGGAGAATCCAATTCTGTCTTCTCTTCCAAACATGTCTAGAAGCAGTTCCACAGTGACACAAGGAGATGTGCTGAACTTCTTCCAATGCATGCGTTTTGATCCGAAGACAGTGGTTGCAGATTATAAGTCTATGCGCCAAGTGGAGTTTAAACGACATGTTAGTGTTGCACTTGGCATTTCACCAGATGATTCTCCATCTGCTTATTCGAAAGGCAAGCTGCTACCATTAGCAGACGAAATCAAACGAGCAAAGGCTGGTCTTCGTGAATGCTCTGTCAAGGCGAG GGAAcgtatgaaaattttcaatgaagCCTTATCtgtatttaacaaatttttccCAAGCATACCATCAAAGAAGAGATCTCGATCAGATGGTTTCTCTAATGACCGGTCTAGTGTGTTATCAAATGATCGGTCAGTCTTGGGGACAAATGTAGGAAAGATTGGAATTCAGAGTCATGCCATTGCCAGTGGTTTTGAACTTGAGCAGCAAAAACCTGAAGAAAGGACTAAAAATGCTGTCCCAAACAAGCGCACTCGAACTTCTTTGCTGGATGTGAGG ATGGATGTGCAGAGTAATGCCATTGTCAGGCCATCTGGGGCTATAGATAGGGACAGAGAAATGCTAAGGCTTGCAAATAGTGGTGCAGTTCAGGCTGAGGATCGATCATTAAATATTGGTGTCGATTGggaaaagacaaaaatgaagaagaagcgTTCTGGTATTAAGCCAGATGTTTCTCCAGGTACAACGTCAACTAAACCAATTGATGGCTACCGGGAACCTAAACAGGGAATACAGCAAAGACCTGTTGCTGATGCCCGGTCGAGGTTGAGTAATGAATCCCATGGTTTCAG GCCAGGAGTCCCTAATGGAGTTGTTGGAGTTGGAAAATCAGATGGTAACTCTCAACAGACTGGCTTTGGCATGCGTTCATCTGTCCCTAGGACCGATGCCGACAATAGTTCCCTGGTCAATGATAGGAGAGATCGTCCTATTGGTTCAGATAAGGAAAGGGTGAACATTAGAGCTATTAATAA GACAAATGTTCGTGATGATTTCAATTCAGCTAGTCCTACTTCAAACACGAAAATGAATGCATCTGTTCGGGCTCCAAGATCAGGTTCTGGTGTTGCACCAAAGTTGTCCCCTGTTGTCCAGAGAGCGAATGTTCCTAATGACTGGGAACTATCTAATTGCACAAACAAGCCCCCTGCTGCTGTTGGATCCAATAATCGCAAACGAATGGCCTCAACACAGTCTTCATCCCCACCTGTTGCCCATTGGGCTGGCCAGAGGCCACAGAAGATCTCCCGTACTGCAAGAAGAAAAAATCTTGTTCCTATTGTTTCAAGTAATGATGAAACTCCTGCTCTGGATACTGGATCTGATGTTGTTGGTAATGACATTGGGTTGGGATTTGCCAGACGCATGCCTGGCAGTTCTCCTCAACAAGTGAAATTAAAAGGTGAAACCTTGTCTTCAGCCGCCTTATCTGAAAGTGAGGAGTCAGGGGCTGTGGAAACTAAATCCAGGGATAAGTGCAAAAAGTCTGATGAGATAGATGAGAAGGTTGGGCAGAATGTACAAAAGGTGTCCGCTTTGGTCCTGCCGTCAAGAAAGAACAAGCCAATTACTGGGGAAGAAATTGGAGATAGTGTTCGAAGACAAGGGAGAACTGGGCGTGGTTTTACATCCACAAGATCTCTCATGCCAATGACAGTTGAGAAGCTTGGTAATGTTGGAACAGCTAAACAGCTTAGGAGTGCCAGGCTTGGTCTTGATAAGACTGAAAG CAAGGCAGGTCGTCCACCAACTAGGAAACTTTCTGACCGTAAGCCGTATGCTCGTCAAAAGCATACAGCGATCAATGCAGCAGATTTTCTTG ttggGTCAGATGATGGGCATGAGGAGCTATTGGCTGCGGCAACTGCTGTCATTAATCCTG CTCGTGCCTTTTCCAGCTCCTTTTGGAAGCAGATGGAGTCACTTTTTGGATTTATATCTGATGCTGACATTGCTTTCTTAAAGCAACAA GGAAAGCTTGATTACTTGGTTCCTACATCAACCCCAGTTCATTCTAATGTTAATGGCTGCAGTACCGTTCCTAATGGATTTGGGTTTATtgaacatgagagagagatggagCCTGCTACTGAAGCAAGAAGCATCGAACTTCTTGCAGAACAGTTAGTACCAGGTATAGGGGATCATAGTGTGATTCCTTTATATCAGAGACTCATAGCAGCTCTCATTTCCGAGGAGGATTGTAGTAATGGAATTGAAGACCTAAAATTTAGCGCATATGAGATGGATGGAGATTTGGAATCAAATAGTTTGAACCACCAGTCATTAATTAACTTTCAGTTTGCTGGGCCTACTGCTTTTAACGGCTATAGGATAACTGGTAAGATGGAGCATGATGAACCCGAAAGTGATATGGTGGGCTTCCTGAACACAGGGATGAACTCAAACTTTGGTCATTCTCCAAATGGTTTACATTCAGATCAAACATTGATGCCTAGCATGGGCTGTTCAGAATATCTGTATGATAATATGCATATAAATGAAAAACTTCTCCTGGAGATTCAAAGTATTGGTATTTTTCCAGAACCTGTG CCTGACATGGCACAGATGGAGGATGAGGGAATCAGTGACGAAATCAGTAGATTAGAAGAGAAGTCCCAAGGACAG TTTTCCAAGAAGAAAGACTTGCTAGATAGACTGTTGAAGTCTTCCTCAGCCATGAAAGATCTTCAAGAAAA GGAGTTTGAACAACGTGCCCTTGACAGACTTGTGAGAATGGCCTATGAGAAGTATATG ACATGTTGGGGTCCTCATGGCACTGGTGGGAAGAGTTCCAGTAACAAAGTGGCCAAGCATGCTGCGATGGCATTTGTTAAACGGACATTAGAACGATGTCATCAATTTGAAGATACAGGAAAGAGTTGCTTCAGTGAGCCCTTATTTAAGGATATGTTTCTTTCTAGGTCTTCCAACCTTAATGGTGCACGTCCAGCTGATTCTACCACAGAGGGTGAATCAATCAAACCATATGCCTCCATCCGTTCTATGGAAG GTTCCTTGAGTTCACAGAAAAGCCCTTCACAATTTAGTCAAAATGCAGACAACCATGATATTAACTCCTTGGATGTGCTTCCACCTGTGAACAACTTATCCGAACAAACTACTAGTAGAGAAGATACATGGTCAAATAGGGTGAAGAAGAGGGAATTATTACTCGATGATGTCGGTGGTACTATAGGTACTTCAAGTTCCCCATCAGGCATTGGTAGTTCTCTATCAAGTAGTGCCAAAGGAAAGAGAAGTGAGAGGGACAGAGATGGAAAGGGACACAGCAGAGAGATCATATCTAGAAATGGGAATACTAAAATTGGTCGGCCAGCTTTATCCAATGTTAAGCTGGAAAGGAAATCTaaaacaaagcctaagaaaACAACTCAGCTATCTGCGTCTGTAAATGGTCTTGTTGGCAAGATGTCAGAGCAACCTAAACCAGCGTTGCCTTCAGTATCAAAGTCAAATGAACTTACTAAGAGTGGCAATGTCAAGGCAAAAAATGAGTTTGGCTTGGATGTATTGGATGACTCTGAGTCTCTTGATTTATCCCATCTACAATTACCGGGAATGGATGTATTAGGTGTGCCTGATGATCTTGATGATCAGGAGCAGGATCTGGGTTCATGGCTGAACATTGATGAAGATGGTTTGCAAGATGATGACTTCATGGGCCTTGAAATTCCAATGGATGACCTTTCAGATTTAAATATGATAGTTTGA
- the LOC126714184 gene encoding uncharacterized protein LOC126714184 isoform X2 yields the protein MATSSKFDLPSSSPDRPLYTSGQRGSHIAAQLDRSSSFRESMENPILSSLPNMSRSSSTVTQGDVLNFFQCMRFDPKTVVADYKSMRQVEFKRHVSVALGISPDDSPSAYSKGKLLPLADEIKRAKAGLRECSVKARERMKIFNEALSVFNKFFPSIPSKKRSRSDGFSNDRSSVLSNDRSVLGTNVGKIGIQSHAIASGFELEQQKPEERTKNAVPNKRTRTSLLDVRSNAIVRPSGAIDRDREMLRLANSGAVQAEDRSLNIGVDWEKTKMKKKRSGIKPDVSPGTTSTKPIDGYREPKQGIQQRPVADARSRLSNESHGFRPGVPNGVVGVGKSDGNSQQTGFGMRSSVPRTDADNSSLVNDRRDRPIGSDKERVNIRAINKTNVRDDFNSASPTSNTKMNASVRAPRSGSGVAPKLSPVVQRANVPNDWELSNCTNKPPAAVGSNNRKRMASTQSSSPPVAHWAGQRPQKISRTARRKNLVPIVSSNDETPALDTGSDVVGNDIGLGFARRMPGSSPQQVKLKGETLSSAALSESEESGAVETKSRDKCKKSDEIDEKVGQNVQKVSALVLPSRKNKPITGEEIGDSVRRQGRTGRGFTSTRSLMPMTVEKLGNVGTAKQLRSARLGLDKTESKAGRPPTRKLSDRKPYARQKHTAINAADFLVGSDDGHEELLAAATAVINPARAFSSSFWKQMESLFGFISDADIAFLKQQGKLDYLVPTSTPVHSNVNGCSTVPNGFGFIEHEREMEPATEARSIELLAEQLVPGIGDHSVIPLYQRLIAALISEEDCSNGIEDLKFSAYEMDGDLESNSLNHQSLINFQFAGPTAFNGYRITGKMEHDEPESDMVGFLNTGMNSNFGHSPNGLHSDQTLMPSMGCSEYLYDNMHINEKLLLEIQSIGIFPEPVPDMAQMEDEGISDEISRLEEKSQGQFSKKKDLLDRLLKSSSAMKDLQEKEFEQRALDRLVRMAYEKYMTCWGPHGTGGKSSSNKVAKHAAMAFVKRTLERCHQFEDTGKSCFSEPLFKDMFLSRSSNLNGARPADSTTEGESIKPYASIRSMEGSLSSQKSPSQFSQNADNHDINSLDVLPPVNNLSEQTTSREDTWSNRVKKRELLLDDVGGTIGTSSSPSGIGSSLSSSAKGKRSERDRDGKGHSREIISRNGNTKIGRPALSNVKLERKSKTKPKKTTQLSASVNGLVGKMSEQPKPALPSVSKSNELTKSGNVKAKNEFGLDVLDDSESLDLSHLQLPGMDVLGVPDDLDDQEQDLGSWLNIDEDGLQDDDFMGLEIPMDDLSDLNMIV from the exons ATGGCAACTTCTAGCAAATTTGATTTGCCTTCTAGTAGCCCGGATAGACCATTATACACCAGTGGGCAGCGTGGATCCCACATAGCTGCTCAATTGGACAGGTCGAGCAGCTTTCGTGAGAGCATGGAGAATCCAATTCTGTCTTCTCTTCCAAACATGTCTAGAAGCAGTTCCACAGTGACACAAGGAGATGTGCTGAACTTCTTCCAATGCATGCGTTTTGATCCGAAGACAGTGGTTGCAGATTATAAGTCTATGCGCCAAGTGGAGTTTAAACGACATGTTAGTGTTGCACTTGGCATTTCACCAGATGATTCTCCATCTGCTTATTCGAAAGGCAAGCTGCTACCATTAGCAGACGAAATCAAACGAGCAAAGGCTGGTCTTCGTGAATGCTCTGTCAAGGCGAG GGAAcgtatgaaaattttcaatgaagCCTTATCtgtatttaacaaatttttccCAAGCATACCATCAAAGAAGAGATCTCGATCAGATGGTTTCTCTAATGACCGGTCTAGTGTGTTATCAAATGATCGGTCAGTCTTGGGGACAAATGTAGGAAAGATTGGAATTCAGAGTCATGCCATTGCCAGTGGTTTTGAACTTGAGCAGCAAAAACCTGAAGAAAGGACTAAAAATGCTGTCCCAAACAAGCGCACTCGAACTTCTTTGCTGGATGTGAGG AGTAATGCCATTGTCAGGCCATCTGGGGCTATAGATAGGGACAGAGAAATGCTAAGGCTTGCAAATAGTGGTGCAGTTCAGGCTGAGGATCGATCATTAAATATTGGTGTCGATTGggaaaagacaaaaatgaagaagaagcgTTCTGGTATTAAGCCAGATGTTTCTCCAGGTACAACGTCAACTAAACCAATTGATGGCTACCGGGAACCTAAACAGGGAATACAGCAAAGACCTGTTGCTGATGCCCGGTCGAGGTTGAGTAATGAATCCCATGGTTTCAG GCCAGGAGTCCCTAATGGAGTTGTTGGAGTTGGAAAATCAGATGGTAACTCTCAACAGACTGGCTTTGGCATGCGTTCATCTGTCCCTAGGACCGATGCCGACAATAGTTCCCTGGTCAATGATAGGAGAGATCGTCCTATTGGTTCAGATAAGGAAAGGGTGAACATTAGAGCTATTAATAA GACAAATGTTCGTGATGATTTCAATTCAGCTAGTCCTACTTCAAACACGAAAATGAATGCATCTGTTCGGGCTCCAAGATCAGGTTCTGGTGTTGCACCAAAGTTGTCCCCTGTTGTCCAGAGAGCGAATGTTCCTAATGACTGGGAACTATCTAATTGCACAAACAAGCCCCCTGCTGCTGTTGGATCCAATAATCGCAAACGAATGGCCTCAACACAGTCTTCATCCCCACCTGTTGCCCATTGGGCTGGCCAGAGGCCACAGAAGATCTCCCGTACTGCAAGAAGAAAAAATCTTGTTCCTATTGTTTCAAGTAATGATGAAACTCCTGCTCTGGATACTGGATCTGATGTTGTTGGTAATGACATTGGGTTGGGATTTGCCAGACGCATGCCTGGCAGTTCTCCTCAACAAGTGAAATTAAAAGGTGAAACCTTGTCTTCAGCCGCCTTATCTGAAAGTGAGGAGTCAGGGGCTGTGGAAACTAAATCCAGGGATAAGTGCAAAAAGTCTGATGAGATAGATGAGAAGGTTGGGCAGAATGTACAAAAGGTGTCCGCTTTGGTCCTGCCGTCAAGAAAGAACAAGCCAATTACTGGGGAAGAAATTGGAGATAGTGTTCGAAGACAAGGGAGAACTGGGCGTGGTTTTACATCCACAAGATCTCTCATGCCAATGACAGTTGAGAAGCTTGGTAATGTTGGAACAGCTAAACAGCTTAGGAGTGCCAGGCTTGGTCTTGATAAGACTGAAAG CAAGGCAGGTCGTCCACCAACTAGGAAACTTTCTGACCGTAAGCCGTATGCTCGTCAAAAGCATACAGCGATCAATGCAGCAGATTTTCTTG ttggGTCAGATGATGGGCATGAGGAGCTATTGGCTGCGGCAACTGCTGTCATTAATCCTG CTCGTGCCTTTTCCAGCTCCTTTTGGAAGCAGATGGAGTCACTTTTTGGATTTATATCTGATGCTGACATTGCTTTCTTAAAGCAACAA GGAAAGCTTGATTACTTGGTTCCTACATCAACCCCAGTTCATTCTAATGTTAATGGCTGCAGTACCGTTCCTAATGGATTTGGGTTTATtgaacatgagagagagatggagCCTGCTACTGAAGCAAGAAGCATCGAACTTCTTGCAGAACAGTTAGTACCAGGTATAGGGGATCATAGTGTGATTCCTTTATATCAGAGACTCATAGCAGCTCTCATTTCCGAGGAGGATTGTAGTAATGGAATTGAAGACCTAAAATTTAGCGCATATGAGATGGATGGAGATTTGGAATCAAATAGTTTGAACCACCAGTCATTAATTAACTTTCAGTTTGCTGGGCCTACTGCTTTTAACGGCTATAGGATAACTGGTAAGATGGAGCATGATGAACCCGAAAGTGATATGGTGGGCTTCCTGAACACAGGGATGAACTCAAACTTTGGTCATTCTCCAAATGGTTTACATTCAGATCAAACATTGATGCCTAGCATGGGCTGTTCAGAATATCTGTATGATAATATGCATATAAATGAAAAACTTCTCCTGGAGATTCAAAGTATTGGTATTTTTCCAGAACCTGTG CCTGACATGGCACAGATGGAGGATGAGGGAATCAGTGACGAAATCAGTAGATTAGAAGAGAAGTCCCAAGGACAG TTTTCCAAGAAGAAAGACTTGCTAGATAGACTGTTGAAGTCTTCCTCAGCCATGAAAGATCTTCAAGAAAA GGAGTTTGAACAACGTGCCCTTGACAGACTTGTGAGAATGGCCTATGAGAAGTATATG ACATGTTGGGGTCCTCATGGCACTGGTGGGAAGAGTTCCAGTAACAAAGTGGCCAAGCATGCTGCGATGGCATTTGTTAAACGGACATTAGAACGATGTCATCAATTTGAAGATACAGGAAAGAGTTGCTTCAGTGAGCCCTTATTTAAGGATATGTTTCTTTCTAGGTCTTCCAACCTTAATGGTGCACGTCCAGCTGATTCTACCACAGAGGGTGAATCAATCAAACCATATGCCTCCATCCGTTCTATGGAAG GTTCCTTGAGTTCACAGAAAAGCCCTTCACAATTTAGTCAAAATGCAGACAACCATGATATTAACTCCTTGGATGTGCTTCCACCTGTGAACAACTTATCCGAACAAACTACTAGTAGAGAAGATACATGGTCAAATAGGGTGAAGAAGAGGGAATTATTACTCGATGATGTCGGTGGTACTATAGGTACTTCAAGTTCCCCATCAGGCATTGGTAGTTCTCTATCAAGTAGTGCCAAAGGAAAGAGAAGTGAGAGGGACAGAGATGGAAAGGGACACAGCAGAGAGATCATATCTAGAAATGGGAATACTAAAATTGGTCGGCCAGCTTTATCCAATGTTAAGCTGGAAAGGAAATCTaaaacaaagcctaagaaaACAACTCAGCTATCTGCGTCTGTAAATGGTCTTGTTGGCAAGATGTCAGAGCAACCTAAACCAGCGTTGCCTTCAGTATCAAAGTCAAATGAACTTACTAAGAGTGGCAATGTCAAGGCAAAAAATGAGTTTGGCTTGGATGTATTGGATGACTCTGAGTCTCTTGATTTATCCCATCTACAATTACCGGGAATGGATGTATTAGGTGTGCCTGATGATCTTGATGATCAGGAGCAGGATCTGGGTTCATGGCTGAACATTGATGAAGATGGTTTGCAAGATGATGACTTCATGGGCCTTGAAATTCCAATGGATGACCTTTCAGATTTAAATATGATAGTTTGA